The window CCGCGCCTGCGTGAAGCGTTGCCGAGGGTCGAACTGGGAGAGTGGCCCACGCCGGTCCACAACGCGCCGCGTTTCGCCAATGCGCACGGCCTGAAATCCCTGCACATCAAACGAGAAGACAAGAGCCACCCGCTCTGTGGCGGCAACAAGGTTCGCGGCCTCGAGTTTCTCCTGGCCGAAGCGCGCAGCCGCGATATAAGGACGCTTGTCACCTTCAGTTCCGCAGGCAGTCATCACATCAGCCGGACCGCATTTCACGCCCGCAGATTCAACATCGGCGTCGTCGCCGTCATCGTCGATCAGCCGCCGACCGAATATCTTCAGGCGAATCTCGGCGTCGGAATCACCGCGGCCGCGGAATACATTCCGGCCAGCTATCTCACCGTGCTGGTCAAAACTCTCGGGCAGGTTCTGCGCAACGCTTCGGGCGAGCGATCGCCCTGCCTCTATGTCGCGCCCGGAGGCACATCACCCCTGACGTGCATCGGCCATGTGAATGCGGCGATGGAGCTTCGAGATCAGGTGGATGCCGGGATCCTGCCAATGCCTGATTACATCTATGTGCCGCTCGGCAGCCTCGGAACTGCCGCCGGTCTGGCACTCGGTTGCAAACTGGCGGGAATTCACGCGCACATTGTTGGCGTCACCAATTCGTATCGGCTGTACTGCACCCGCGGCCGGCTCCTGAGACTCGCAAATCGCACCATCCGGCTACTGCACCGCCATGACCCCACCGTGCCGCATGTCCACCCAACGAGATCCGATGTTTCCGTCTTCCATCATGCACTCGGAGAAGGCTATGCGAAGCCGACCGAGAGCGGCCGGCGCCTGATTCAGGAGATGCTCGATCTGGAATGCGTTCGACTCGACGGCACCTATACGTCCAAGACGCTTGATGGAGCGCTTCAATTCATCGAACTGCACGGCACCCACGACAGGCATCATCTATTCTGGCACACGTTCGATACGCTGCCGCTGTCAAATCCGTGGCCTGAACAGATTCCGCCGGCGCTGCGGCGATACTTCATCAGCCGACAGGACAAGTCTGCGCCGGGCTGAGCGCCTGAGCAATGTACTCACGCGACCAGGCATGAATCTCCGCCGTTGACTGGCGATCGCACATCCTCCGCGTCAGTTCAAGGAACCACGGCACCGGATCGATCCGGCGTGCCAGCATAGTGGCCCGACGTTTCTCGAATACGTCGCGACGATTGGGCAGGGCGTGTATCGACCGCACATCCCGCACCAGGTCCGCCTCCTGGCCCGGCCGATACCCGAACGCCAGACCCGCCTCTTCCAGTTCGCGAATCACCGATATCCGGCCGGCAAACGTGTTGATCTTGAAAGCAGGCACCCCGAGTAGCGCGCTCTCCACCGTCATCGACTGGCTGTCGCTGATCAGAAACTCCGCCTGGCTCAGCACATGGTGCATCCGGTCCGGCGGCAACGGCATACGATGGCATTCGAATTCCGCCGGGAGCGGTTTCTCGCTGCTGATGAAAACACGCATCTCCGGAGACGTTAACGCAACGATGTCGCGAATCATCTCCTCGCTCATGCCGCGCGCCCCGATGTCGTGATGCGCCTGAAGCGAGCTCAGCCGAATGACGGCGTACCGCTCAGACGCCGACAGCCCCAGTTCCCCCCGAACCCCCGCGTCCGGAGCAAAACGCGCCGGATGAAGATAAAACAGCTTCTGATATGCGGGATAGGTGAAGTGCCGCAGACCGTGATTCTCATATGCCAGTGCCTCCGGAGTGACAATGGCGTGCGCAAGGGGATAGGCCAGCCACCGAAACAGCGGAATATACTTCGCATCATCCTCGCAAAGAACCATCGATCTCGCTCCGCAGCATCGGGCAATTCGCGCCGCGTGAACACTCGTCCCCATGATGACGCGAGGGCGGCATCTTCGCGCAAGAGCGAACATCGCCGCCTCGCGCCGAAGCAGCTCCCGGAACTGGCCCGCAAGGCCGTTTCCCACCGGCGCCAGCGTCACATACTCAATGCCGTAGCGGTCCATCAACCGCGTCGTGATGTCCTTCTCACGCGCGGCGACAAGAAACGTCGTTCCTTCGCGCGACCAGGCCTCCATCACTGGCCGAAACAGGTGAAGCTGCGCGGGATGGTTGATTTCAATCAGGATATCCAAGTCTTCTTCCGAACTTCGTCAATCCGACTTCGCCCGCGCTGCGCTTCAGCCGCCCTTGAGGTCTCGATTGGCCTCCATGTCAAAGAGCATGGCGAACAACAGCGATTGAAGGCCGGAGACAAACATGAACACGGCAAATAACGCGCTCGTCGCGGCGATGGGGCCGTCCACAAGGCGCTCGATGAACAGATAGACGCCGAAGATCGCGCCCGGAACGAGCAGGACCACGCCGAATAGATAGAAAAAAATCAGCGGATGAAAATCGCGGATGATGTACTTCTGCACCATTCGCTTCACGAACAACCTGCAAAGCAGCATGGAAATGGTGAAGACCACGGATCGGATGCGAATCTTGCTCTGCTCGCCGATTCCGTAAATCGGCTTCACCGGCACATCCATCACGCGCATGTTGTGGATATTGAGTGTCACGAGAAAGTCATTCGGCATGCCGTAGCGCGGGTAGATGTCGGCGAGCGGCAAGAGCTTCAACCCGCGCTTGTTAAGCGCCGTGTATCCCGTCTGGGAGTCTGTAACGTGCCAGTAGCCGCTGGCGATTTTGGTCAGAAGCGTCAGCACGGAATTCCCAAGATAGCGCACCCGCGGAATCTTCCGCCATGCCTCGCCCGTGACCAGCCGATTCCCCTTTGTGTAGTCGGCTCGATCCTCCACAACCGGATCGAGCAGCGCCGGCAGGTCGTCCGGATCCATCTGCCCGTCGCCCGCCATGACCACCGAGATATCAATGTCATGATCACGACACCAGCAATAGCCGGTCGAAATCGCCCCGCCGACGCCCCGATTCCTCTCATGCCGAATCAGGTGGACTCGCGAATCCGTCGAGGCGATTCGCCGAACCACGTCCGATGTGCTGTCAGGACTGCAATCATCGACGACGACGATATGATCCACGTAGCCCGGCATCGACCGCAGCGTCCGCTCAATCTGCGTCTCCTCTCGATAGGCCGGAACAACGATGCCGATTGATTTGTCACGATACATTCGCTGATGGGGTTCCTTCTGCGAGATTCGAACCGGCGCCCCACGCCTCATGCCGGAGCGCATAGACCATTGGTGAGCTTGTACCCGATGGAGCAGCGCGGACACGCCGTCGTGACATCGAACTTCGGCAGAAACTCCCCGCATTCGCAGGCCCACCCGCGCTGCCGTGCGGGTACGCCGACCATGATGGCATAGTCGGGAACGTCCTTCGTCACCACCGCACCCGCCGCGATGAATGCATGGCGCCCGATCGTATTGCCGCAGACGATCGTCGCATTCGCGCCGATCGAAGCGCCTTCCTTCACGAGCGTCTTGTGATAAAACGCCGAACCCCGCTGCGGATACTTGCAGCGAGGGTCCATCACGTTCGTGAAAACCATCGACGGCCCGCAGAAGACATAATCCTCCAGCGTGACGCCCTCATACACCGAAACATTGTTCTGTATCTTTACATGGTCACCGATCGTCACGTTGTTTCCGACGTTGACGTTCTGACCCAGCGAGCACTTTTTGCCAATCCGGGAACCCGTCTGCACGTGCGAGAAGTGCCAGATCTTCGTCCCCTCGCCGATGGTCACACCCTCGTCCACGAATGATGTCGGATGAACATAGAACGCCGGCTTCGGAGCATCGGCCGTCGTAACCTTCTTCGCGTCCAGTGAGACCGGCAGACCGGTCAGCAGGCTGTCCGTGGCCCGCTCCAGAATCTCCAGCACGGCCGCCGCGTTATCGCCATTCGCCTTCGTGATCGGCGCGCCCGCCACGCCGTCGAGGAAGTACCGCATCTCCTCGGTGAGCGGCTGCTGCTTCTCATACGGAATCGACTCGGTCGGACCGTCGCGCTTGATCGGCTCGCCCTTGATCCAATCGATTCCTTTCTCGTAAAACAAAACGTCCTTCGCCTCTGTCGAGTCATCAAACGAGAGCATGCCCTTCGAACCGATCACGACGAGCCGATGCTCCTTGAACGGGTGCAGCCAGCTCACGAAAATATGGCCGACGATATTGTCCGGATAAGTCAGGATCGTCATCGTGCTGTCGTGAATTCGCGGCTGCACGAAGGCGCCGCCCCGCGAGACGACCTCCGTCGGCAGTTTACCGATCAGGTGCTGAAATATCGAAATGTCGTGCGGCGCGAAACTCCAGAGAATGTTCTCCTCGCTGCGAACCGTGCCGAGATTCAGCCGATTGCTGTACAGATATTGAAGCTTCCCGATCTTGCCCCCATCGATCATCTCCTTGATCTTCGAAATCGCGGGATGAAAGAGCAGAACATGCCCGGTCATCAGCGGCACCTTGCGCTCCTTCGCAAGGCGATTCAGAGCGTGAGCGTCCGCGGCATTCAATGTGATGGGCTTCTCCACCAGCACGGGCTTGCCGTTCTCGATCAGGAGCTTTGCGATCTCGAAATGCGTCTCGGCCGGCGATGCAATCGTGTAGCCGTCAAATCCGTCATCGAGCGATTCACGCACGTCACAGAAAATCTTCGCCGACGGATAAGCAGCCAGCATCGCGTCACGGCCGGCCTCCGTCGCTTCGACGATGCCACCCAA is drawn from Phycisphaerae bacterium and contains these coding sequences:
- a CDS encoding pyridoxal-phosphate dependent enzyme, encoding MTTAQSGSIAMPLFDRFPRLREALPRVELGEWPTPVHNAPRFANAHGLKSLHIKREDKSHPLCGGNKVRGLEFLLAEARSRDIRTLVTFSSAGSHHISRTAFHARRFNIGVVAVIVDQPPTEYLQANLGVGITAAAEYIPASYLTVLVKTLGQVLRNASGERSPCLYVAPGGTSPLTCIGHVNAAMELRDQVDAGILPMPDYIYVPLGSLGTAAGLALGCKLAGIHAHIVGVTNSYRLYCTRGRLLRLANRTIRLLHRHDPTVPHVHPTRSDVSVFHHALGEGYAKPTESGRRLIQEMLDLECVRLDGTYTSKTLDGALQFIELHGTHDRHHLFWHTFDTLPLSNPWPEQIPPALRRYFISRQDKSAPG
- a CDS encoding DUF354 domain-containing protein, which gives rise to MDILIEINHPAQLHLFRPVMEAWSREGTTFLVAAREKDITTRLMDRYGIEYVTLAPVGNGLAGQFRELLRREAAMFALARRCRPRVIMGTSVHAARIARCCGARSMVLCEDDAKYIPLFRWLAYPLAHAIVTPEALAYENHGLRHFTYPAYQKLFYLHPARFAPDAGVRGELGLSASERYAVIRLSSLQAHHDIGARGMSEEMIRDIVALTSPEMRVFISSEKPLPAEFECHRMPLPPDRMHHVLSQAEFLISDSQSMTVESALLGVPAFKINTFAGRISVIRELEEAGLAFGYRPGQEADLVRDVRSIHALPNRRDVFEKRRATMLARRIDPVPWFLELTRRMCDRQSTAEIHAWSREYIAQALSPAQTCPVG
- a CDS encoding glycosyltransferase family 2 protein; the protein is MYRDKSIGIVVPAYREETQIERTLRSMPGYVDHIVVVDDCSPDSTSDVVRRIASTDSRVHLIRHERNRGVGGAISTGYCWCRDHDIDISVVMAGDGQMDPDDLPALLDPVVEDRADYTKGNRLVTGEAWRKIPRVRYLGNSVLTLLTKIASGYWHVTDSQTGYTALNKRGLKLLPLADIYPRYGMPNDFLVTLNIHNMRVMDVPVKPIYGIGEQSKIRIRSVVFTISMLLCRLFVKRMVQKYIIRDFHPLIFFYLFGVVLLVPGAIFGVYLFIERLVDGPIAATSALFAVFMFVSGLQSLLFAMLFDMEANRDLKGG
- a CDS encoding Gfo/Idh/MocA family oxidoreductase: MSKRICVIGAGRWGRNHIKTLDALGSLGGIVEATEAGRDAMLAAYPSAKIFCDVRESLDDGFDGYTIASPAETHFEIAKLLIENGKPVLVEKPITLNAADAHALNRLAKERKVPLMTGHVLLFHPAISKIKEMIDGGKIGKLQYLYSNRLNLGTVRSEENILWSFAPHDISIFQHLIGKLPTEVVSRGGAFVQPRIHDSTMTILTYPDNIVGHIFVSWLHPFKEHRLVVIGSKGMLSFDDSTEAKDVLFYEKGIDWIKGEPIKRDGPTESIPYEKQQPLTEEMRYFLDGVAGAPITKANGDNAAAVLEILERATDSLLTGLPVSLDAKKVTTADAPKPAFYVHPTSFVDEGVTIGEGTKIWHFSHVQTGSRIGKKCSLGQNVNVGNNVTIGDHVKIQNNVSVYEGVTLEDYVFCGPSMVFTNVMDPRCKYPQRGSAFYHKTLVKEGASIGANATIVCGNTIGRHAFIAAGAVVTKDVPDYAIMVGVPARQRGWACECGEFLPKFDVTTACPRCSIGYKLTNGLCAPA